In Lycium ferocissimum isolate CSIRO_LF1 chromosome 7, AGI_CSIRO_Lferr_CH_V1, whole genome shotgun sequence, the sequence AACAATTAACAACTTAATActatatttaaaagacatatatAGAAATTCCGGTCAAAGAAACACTggattgactctcgaaattacaactgtgccacataaatgggacggagagagtagaTAAAATGACCATTGTACTCGGAACTCGCTATGAAGGAAGTAGTAGGTAagtaaaaaaggtaaaaaaaaaaaaaatgacctttCCAGAGCCGGCCATGGTGACGACGGCTCTACAAGCTTTTCGGGAGGAAGAAAGGCGGAGGTGAGAATCGACGTTGTGGAACAAAGCCTGAGAAGTAGAGATGGTATCAAGCTTGGAGAAAGATGATTTACGGAGGCCAGAGAAGTGAGAAGTTGGGCCAGACATTTGAGAAACTAGAGATGTTGATGCTACCGCCATTTTAGAAAGATCTTTTTTTGGACTACAACACCAACTGATTAGCTAGCTTCTTCTGCGCCTGAGAACAAAGTGCCGGTGTTCCCAATATCTATTTATGTTGCTTCACGCTTTTGTTTAGGAGCGTCGAACACACGATTGCTTAAACAAACACCATAATTTCCACACCAGTAATAATTAAGGGTTggtgaactttttttttttttttttttgccctttttcgtTTCTTTTCTGGTATTAGGGTTGGTGAGGATCTAACGGgccttttgttgaatatttatgGAATTAGCTATCTCGCCTTCTATACATATTCTCATTATAAATTTTGGGATTAACTAATGCGTCAAATCaaacatgagataaagttaaTTTTAACTTCTATTCTGGAATTATTATCTTTATCCATATACCAAACAACTCCTGATGAGTTCTTATTTACTTTTGTCATTACAATTTACAATAGTACTCGATTTGCATTTTATGTGAGAGTATATAAGTTCAAAATGACAAACTTTGAGCTTCTTTCCGTCTATGTTCGATGCTTATTAGACACTTTATTAAATAGTCTGGTATTTGATGCTTCATTTAGCACTTCGTATTCACAATATGTAGTTATTAAGAACACATTGTACTTTTATATAATTGTTATACAATTTTAACTCATCTCGTGTACACATTTACTTCATTGCCTTACATGGCATAATTTCAAAAGATAACACTGGATTGGAAAATAAGTGCATCTAATCGCACAACAAATGTATCCAGTCACTTGTATAGTTTGTACATCTTATATTTTAGTCAATGAACGCAATGATTAAGTATAATCCTTTTTCCCTTCACCTGTCCTCctaaaatcatcaacaacaataatagaagCGTCTTACCATCTGATTAAATTTCACATGTCAATTCTCCTATGGTTCACGTATTACTTATCCTATTTTACAAAGAACCAAGCATTCGATTATAGTTCACGTATTACGAATCATGTGAATAAATGATATTTTCATGTGATCAAACAACACACTCGTGCTGGCGGAGGATAAAAATGAAAAGACGTCGTTGTCTATGCCCAGCCATTGTACCAACTGATGGCCGGCTTCTCCGTGACAAGTCATTaacttcttttttgttttttttcttttctcaaggATAATTATTTACAAAGGTTGGGATAATTCCACGCTTCCTCCACTATTGCCACGTGTTACAGTCTATGTGGTAGCAACCTAGCAAAGAAAAGACCTCTTATCTATCCCCTCTCTGGTTCGTTGATCAGCCCATACGCACCAACGTCCAATACCAATTTATAAATGATGCTTCTACAAGAAAATGCTCAAAATAACtagaataaaaagaagaagaaaaaaattgctcactttAAGTGATCAGCTAATCAAGTTCAATAAGTTGTTAACCCTAAGAACCAGCTTAGATTTCTAATACTCTACCGCCCAATTAGCTATTGAATAATATAAAAGGTGTTAGCAAGGCGTATTTCAGTTTTCCCATAGCAGAAGAGCTGCCGGAAATTGTGAAAGATCCCATAGAATCTAATGGCACTGCTGATAAACTCAATGATGAATCCTTTACATTTGCAGGAAACTAGGAATCTTCCATACAGGTCATAATGGAAAACCTCTTTTATACCTCTATCGTGCATTGTGGTCTTGAAATATGCGGTTAACTGAAATTCCAGACAACTGGACAGGTCTTGATGAGAGGTACTAATTCCAGTTTCCAGACTTATCTCAGTCGAAGATTCAAGTAGTGTAACACCAAATGTTCACCAAAACTTCCGAATTTAATCACATTCACACGCAAAAAGGATAAGAGTTTGTAGGGATGTGTAGAAATTAGATATACCAGGAGATTAATGATGGTGAATGGTATGGCATTATGTCACCATTACATTCATGGTATAGAGAGCTAGATTTCCCTTGTATTCAATATTATTCTTACAGGAACAATAGCACTAGCCTCCATGTCACAAGTCACAACCCCCTTGGAGCTGCTAGGGAAATACAAAGAGAAAGATCCAAATTCAGAACCCATTGTCCCTGACTCTTTACTGCAAACCTTTTTATACAACAGATAGAGCAGACTAAAGGAGAAGTAATaaaaaaagggtaataaccTGGTTCCTATTCTGTTCCCAATGTCAATCATCTGTCTTTGTTCCCTTAACTACACTATTTGAAGACACAGCCTGTACACTATGGGATGACGAACATCTACTTGACGAACTTCCATCTGTGAGGGTGTTATCCTTCTTTGACAACTTTTTGCATTTCTTTTGTCCAGATGAAAGGTCCTGCAAGATTTGCTAGTGTGTCATGATGGTATATGTAATTTGCCAAAGTTCCTTGAGGATACAGATACTCTGGTATCCTATTTTGTTGAATGCTCTTTCACCAGCAATAGATCAAGAAAAGAATACAACTTGAAGGGTGACAGGAATCATAATAATGGTGCAAGTAAATCTATGCTTAATATACTAGTGGAAATATATAAAACTGAAGTAGTTTTATAGAAGTGAAATTGAGGCAATGCTAGAGTAAAATAAGAGTAGTTGAATAATATGCTGGTTGAAATATATAAAAGTGAAGTAGTTTTATAGAAGTGAAATTGAGGCAATGCTAGAGTAAAGTAAGAGTAGTTGAATAGCTTGATAGATTTCAGCAGCTACTTGGTGCAAGTTACACAAGTTATAAAATATTATCTTATtgacaaaggaaaaaaagtgtAGTTGAATATTAATTTGAATGATTGGAGATCAGAGATTTGGTTATTTAAGAAACCGGTTATTCGGATATCCTAAGGGGGAAAGTAGGCCAAGTAACTCAGCAGTACTAACTAACCTGCTCAGATGTAGATCCAGGTGTCTTAAGCTCTAAATTTGTGGCCACTTCATTGGAATCTTCACTTTTCTCAATTCGGCTATCTCCTTGATCTGATGACTTGTTTCTGGATTCTTGTCTGGTCATACTACCTGGTTGTATTATTGGAGACATATACTGAGTCGGTTGCTGTTCCATCAACCTATTGGGAGTCATGTATTGAACAAAAGATGAACAGGGGTTTGGTACAACTGCATGATTTTGATTGCTGAAGAAAGGATAGGGCTGCATAGATGGATGCATTGGAACTGGTCCAGTTGGAACCGGAACAGGCATCGGATACGAATAAGAAGGTGGATGCATGACCATAGAAGGATCCATCCCGGCCCATGGATACATAGTCCTCACTCTTTGTTGATATTGGGCATTAAGGCTCTCAATATCAGATTTAAGAGATGCCTTCTCTTCTCTGAGATCATTCTTCTCCTGGGTCAACTGCTTGAGAACAAAACAAAGAATAAGCACTTCTATGGCTATGAAATGAGAGAGTAGAACATTACTTTCAGAATGTATCAAGAGATCACCTCACGGCTTTCATCAGTGAGTGCAGCATACTCAGATTTTAGCTTGCTGACCTGAGAAGTCAAATCCCTCAGCATTTGAACGGTATCACAAAGAATGGATGCTTTGTCATTTTTAGGCCTATCAGGATCTGCATATTAAATTTTTGGCTGAATAAGAATTCATGCTTGAACCTATTTTTCTCTTAAAGGCCTAACTGTTTTATACTGAAAGAATGTATACATAGATTGTGCACAAAAACTAACTGGTCATTTGGTACTCATTTAAAAGTTGTGTTGGACACTGTATTAGATATTCtggtgtttttttgtttttgtttgataagataaaagtttataaaacagtaccaagaaggtacagaaaagagcaaaaatacaaagaaaaaagCAGGCAGCCTAATATGCTCTCCTTCCCGACAAGTCTAAGAAGGCAGACTACCACGCTCTCCTTCCTAACAAATCTCAGAAATCCATATACTGATTCAGATTCACTAGGAGACTACTTTAAGACCAGAAGTACAAATTTTGTAAGCATCTATTCTGGTGTTTGGTATACCCTTTGGCACTCTGTATTATAACAATTAGCGTATTAGCAAAACATCATACCAATGAACAGGTGATGCTGTCAATATGCCATATGAGGCCTTCAAATGACTTTAATCCTCTTACAATGTGAGAGATAGAAATTTAAGGCTAAATTTGAGACAAGAATAAGGTAATAAAATTGCAAACTAAACATAGTATTGGAACCACATTTTGCACGATCAACCAAAAACTCGACTATAATTCTAGTATTTCCCATTTTATAATTCATGTATTATTCAAATCTCGTATTAGAATTCAGAACCATATTTTGTTATCAGTGTACAAAATGAACCCTACAAGTACAATTAATAAAAAAGCATTGCCTCTCAAAGTTCAGGATATGATAAACCTATTTGCAGAATAAAACACCATGAGCAAAATCAAATACAATTTGTGAGTTGATCTTGAAAGATGTATAATTTCTGGTAATTCAGTTGCAATATTCCAATTGTAAATgtaaaacttaaaacataacaaaatacaaaaataagaaGAACATTAAAGGGCAATGTGCAGCTGCAACATGAAAGTATATCATGCCTCAATGAGGTAAAATAACATGCAGTGTCAAATGTGCCGACGGGCTCGGAGAAAACAAAGCGTAGCAAGAACTTAGTATTTAATTTTATCAAACAAAGATGTGCTGATTTACCAAGAGTCTTTCCTAATTCAATGAACTGCTCGTTTAAGCGTTCCCTCCTTAATTTTTCTCGATCTGCCTTCTGCACTTTTCTTGCAGCAATAGAGTCTTTGAGTTCTGCTTCAGGATTTTGCTTACTACTGTGCATGAAAAAGAATTAGGTTAGTTCACGAGAATTCCAATGAACGCATATTCAAACAACATTTATATCTCTGTGTAATATGACTAAGGAAAAGGAAATATAAGAAATTCCCCAGTTG encodes:
- the LOC132065115 gene encoding transcription factor bHLH121 isoform X2, producing MDQLNHGGLYQANQLPNHCLTELNQLPNDVSLPPNGLHSESSKQNPEAELKDSIAARKVQKADREKLRRERLNEQFIELGKTLDPDRPKNDKASILCDTVQMLRDLTSQVSKLKSEYAALTDESRELTQEKNDLREEKASLKSDIESLNAQYQQRVRTMYPWAGMDPSMVMHPPSYSYPMPVPVPTGPVPMHPSMQPYPFFSNQNHAVVPNPCSSFVQYMTPNRLMEQQPTQYMSPIIQPGSMTRQESRNKSSDQGDSRIEKSEDSNEVATNLELKTPGSTSEQDLSSGQKKCKKLSKKDNTLTDGSSSSRCSSSHSVQAVSSNSVVKGTKTDD
- the LOC132065115 gene encoding transcription factor bHLH121 isoform X1, producing the protein MDQLNHGGLYQANQLPNHCLTELNQLPNDVSLPPNGLHSESSSKQNPEAELKDSIAARKVQKADREKLRRERLNEQFIELGKTLDPDRPKNDKASILCDTVQMLRDLTSQVSKLKSEYAALTDESRELTQEKNDLREEKASLKSDIESLNAQYQQRVRTMYPWAGMDPSMVMHPPSYSYPMPVPVPTGPVPMHPSMQPYPFFSNQNHAVVPNPCSSFVQYMTPNRLMEQQPTQYMSPIIQPGSMTRQESRNKSSDQGDSRIEKSEDSNEVATNLELKTPGSTSEQDLSSGQKKCKKLSKKDNTLTDGSSSSRCSSSHSVQAVSSNSVVKGTKTDD